From a single Bryobacter aggregatus MPL3 genomic region:
- a CDS encoding amidohydrolase, with protein sequence MKSFFFSLCLPLLALAADQPIVVQNANILTVTKGTIKGSIVVENGKIKEVGEKVSIPANAKIVDASGQFVLPGIIDSHSHIAADSINEGSISVSSMVRIEDVLNPEDVAIYRALAGGVTMANILHGSANAIGGQSSVIKLRWGKPAEEMPFDKAPPSIKFALGENPKRQGNPTGGRVGAGNTANLRYPATRMGIEDVYVEAFTRAKEYQQTWKDYEAKKAKGEVAMPPRRDLQLEPLVEILEGKRLVHIHAYRSDEILMMIRVAERVGFQITTFQHILEGYKVAKEMVQHGVAGAGFSDWWAYKIEAYDAIPYNMALMTRKGVLAGVNSDSADTIRRLNTEAAKAMKYGGLTEEEALRLITINPAMQIKVDKWVGSIEPGKDADFVIWDKHPLSSYARAQQVYIDGVKYFDRDQDASDHLRLAAAKKALEEKLKQEQRRQAPPAGAVTRRPQ encoded by the coding sequence ATGAAATCGTTTTTCTTTTCCCTCTGCCTACCGCTCCTGGCGCTTGCGGCAGACCAGCCGATTGTCGTGCAGAATGCCAATATCCTCACTGTGACCAAGGGCACCATCAAGGGTTCGATCGTGGTGGAAAACGGCAAGATCAAAGAAGTGGGTGAGAAGGTCAGCATCCCGGCAAATGCGAAGATTGTCGATGCCTCCGGCCAGTTTGTGCTGCCTGGGATCATTGATAGCCACTCGCACATTGCGGCTGACTCCATCAACGAAGGCTCCATCTCCGTCTCGTCGATGGTGCGTATTGAAGATGTACTGAATCCCGAAGACGTTGCGATCTACCGTGCTCTGGCGGGCGGCGTGACGATGGCCAACATTCTGCATGGCAGCGCCAATGCAATTGGCGGGCAGAGCAGCGTGATCAAGCTCCGCTGGGGCAAGCCTGCGGAAGAGATGCCATTCGACAAGGCTCCGCCCAGCATCAAGTTTGCGCTTGGTGAGAATCCGAAGCGCCAAGGCAATCCGACCGGCGGCCGCGTAGGCGCCGGTAACACGGCAAATCTTCGCTATCCCGCCACGCGGATGGGCATCGAAGATGTCTATGTCGAAGCCTTCACCCGGGCCAAGGAATACCAGCAGACCTGGAAAGACTATGAAGCCAAGAAGGCGAAGGGTGAAGTGGCGATGCCGCCGCGCCGCGACCTGCAACTGGAGCCGCTAGTGGAAATTCTCGAAGGCAAACGGCTGGTCCATATCCACGCCTATCGCTCCGATGAAATCCTCATGATGATTCGCGTTGCCGAGCGGGTGGGCTTCCAGATCACCACCTTCCAGCACATTCTTGAAGGCTACAAAGTGGCCAAGGAAATGGTGCAGCATGGGGTGGCCGGAGCAGGCTTTAGCGACTGGTGGGCCTACAAGATTGAGGCTTACGATGCGATCCCCTACAACATGGCTCTCATGACGCGCAAGGGCGTGCTGGCCGGAGTCAATTCCGACTCTGCCGACACGATCCGCCGCCTGAATACCGAAGCGGCCAAGGCAATGAAGTATGGCGGCCTGACGGAAGAAGAGGCGCTTCGTCTCATCACCATCAACCCGGCGATGCAGATCAAGGTCGACAAGTGGGTGGGCTCGATCGAACCAGGGAAAGACGCGGACTTTGTCATTTGGGACAAGCATCCGTTGTCGAGCTATGCGCGGGCGCAGCAGGTCTATATCGATGGGGTCAAGTACTTCGATCGGGATCAGGATGCGAGCGACCACCTCAGGCTAGCAGCAGCCAAGAAGGCGCTGGAAGAGAAATTGAAACAGGAACAACGCCGCCAGGCTCCGCCAGCGGGCGCGGTCACCCGGAGGCCCCAATAG
- a CDS encoding DUF2959 family protein: protein MPRLFFILVMVALSSCTQLYYKAQEKLGNEKRDILVSRIKKEREDQEKAKEQYRTTLEAFQAATGFQGGKTEDVYKKLKKEYDEAAERTKKVSERIASIEQVSGDMFKEWEKEISMVQNADLRSKSRVLLRDTRQRYSDLLRRMKAIEAKAKPVMKAFEDQVLFIKHTLNAEAISSLKTNVAKMDAEVQGLIRDIEAATKEADNFIASLPMGA from the coding sequence ATGCCCCGTCTTTTTTTCATTTTAGTGATGGTTGCCCTCTCGTCGTGTACACAGCTGTACTATAAGGCGCAAGAGAAGCTCGGGAATGAAAAACGCGACATCCTGGTGAGTCGCATCAAAAAGGAACGGGAAGATCAGGAGAAGGCGAAGGAACAATATCGGACGACACTTGAAGCTTTTCAGGCTGCCACTGGTTTTCAAGGCGGTAAGACCGAGGATGTCTATAAGAAGTTAAAGAAGGAATATGATGAAGCGGCGGAACGCACAAAGAAGGTAAGTGAACGGATTGCGTCGATTGAACAGGTATCGGGCGATATGTTCAAGGAGTGGGAGAAAGAAATCTCCATGGTGCAGAATGCAGATCTCCGGAGCAAGAGCCGAGTTTTGTTGCGCGACACACGCCAGCGCTACTCCGACTTGCTTCGGCGGATGAAGGCGATCGAGGCGAAGGCGAAGCCGGTGATGAAAGCCTTTGAGGATCAGGTTTTGTTTATTAAACACACTCTCAATGCGGAAGCGATCAGTTCTCTCAAGACCAATGTGGCCAAGATGGACGCAGAGGTGCAGGGGCTCATCCGCGATATTGAGGCGGCCACCAAAGAAGCAGATAACTTCATTGCCTCGCTGCCAATGGGTGCCTAA
- a CDS encoding carboxypeptidase regulatory-like domain-containing protein, which produces MTSAQIAGVLVLFSWSQVAAQLVGTGEISGKVVDVQNGNPIPKAALTLNLEGPRPATAIAITDSEGAFRFEALPAGVYQLQAERRGYQTLAYGTRVAGAKGTYLKLAEGSKREDLIIPLPMSSLIEGNIQGSDGSPSHDIPITLYRMIHRDGKLQALQEGMVQSDAIGSFRIPVSQPGRFCLVANQSPMQSYGMVFMNSKQVMLNLPAVYPPGCGDEQGERVELAAGARRSNVNLTLVSALAGQVKGKVILADRPVGTSQIQVRFRSLSPWPLAFQFSARASSTGELMPFNLGPGSYLVSAHYENGGEKQMSFTQIEVAPGESKEINLTPQPMLQLSCQVKVEGPKPERFRQIAIRIHAESRPDLFSIRATWSEGGACLLAELPGGLMRLSFPDLPPELYVKSAQLGNRNVLDTAFELHGNPSQDLQIVLSSAGASVSGEMEKPESGDQTPATVVVARIDPPAQTTPISTKTDAEGKFRVTSLAPGAYRVYAFDQLEPEAFENGFSLQQYLDSSQLIRVKDGDQAALKLSLIRRN; this is translated from the coding sequence ATGACATCGGCCCAGATTGCAGGTGTTTTGGTTCTTTTCAGTTGGTCTCAGGTTGCCGCGCAACTGGTGGGCACCGGGGAAATCAGTGGGAAAGTCGTCGATGTACAGAACGGCAATCCCATCCCCAAAGCCGCCCTCACCTTGAACCTCGAAGGACCAAGGCCCGCCACTGCCATCGCGATCACGGACTCCGAGGGAGCATTCCGATTTGAGGCTCTTCCCGCTGGCGTCTATCAACTGCAGGCGGAGAGGCGTGGCTACCAGACTCTCGCCTATGGCACAAGAGTGGCGGGGGCCAAAGGAACTTATCTCAAGCTCGCCGAGGGGTCCAAGCGAGAAGACCTTATCATCCCCCTCCCAATGAGTTCTTTGATTGAAGGAAACATACAGGGCTCGGATGGCTCCCCAAGTCACGATATCCCCATTACCCTCTATCGCATGATCCATCGAGACGGTAAGTTGCAGGCCCTCCAGGAAGGCATGGTGCAATCAGACGCAATCGGCAGTTTCCGGATTCCGGTTTCCCAGCCAGGAAGATTTTGTCTCGTCGCCAATCAGAGTCCGATGCAGAGCTACGGAATGGTTTTTATGAACTCGAAACAGGTGATGCTCAACCTGCCTGCCGTCTATCCGCCGGGTTGTGGCGACGAACAAGGCGAGAGGGTAGAACTGGCTGCAGGCGCCAGACGAAGCAATGTGAACCTCACACTCGTCAGCGCCTTGGCAGGCCAAGTGAAGGGGAAAGTGATCCTGGCCGATCGTCCCGTAGGGACTTCCCAAATTCAAGTGAGATTTCGCTCCCTATCTCCATGGCCCCTCGCCTTTCAGTTCAGCGCGAGAGCCAGTTCGACCGGGGAGCTCATGCCGTTTAACCTCGGTCCTGGTTCCTATCTTGTTTCTGCTCACTATGAGAACGGGGGCGAGAAGCAGATGAGTTTCACGCAGATCGAAGTCGCTCCCGGGGAAAGCAAAGAAATCAACCTGACGCCGCAGCCGATGTTGCAGCTCTCTTGTCAGGTGAAAGTAGAAGGCCCAAAGCCAGAGCGATTCCGGCAGATCGCCATCCGCATCCACGCGGAGTCCCGGCCCGACTTATTCTCGATTCGCGCCACTTGGAGCGAAGGCGGCGCCTGTCTTCTGGCAGAGCTGCCCGGGGGCCTGATGCGCCTCAGCTTCCCCGATCTCCCACCGGAGCTCTATGTAAAGTCAGCTCAGTTGGGGAACCGCAATGTACTCGACACTGCATTTGAGTTACATGGCAATCCCAGCCAAGATCTCCAGATTGTCCTGAGTAGTGCGGGCGCAAGTGTATCGGGTGAAATGGAGAAGCCGGAGAGCGGCGACCAGACCCCGGCCACCGTCGTCGTAGCACGGATCGACCCGCCCGCTCAGACAACTCCCATCAGCACAAAGACCGATGCCGAGGGGAAATTCCGAGTCACAAGCTTGGCGCCCGGCGCCTACCGGGTGTACGCCTTCGACCAACTGGAACCGGAAGCATTCGAGAACGGATTCTCCCTGCAGCAGTACCTCGACTCCTCACAACTGATTCGCGTGAAGGATGGGGACCAGGCAGCACTCAAGCTGAGCTTGATCCGAAGGAACTGA
- a CDS encoding response regulator, with product MKKLQILLAEDNPGDVVLIQEALDCHHIESDLHIVRDGEAALQYVSTMGHPNCIPCPDALILDINLTKVDGLSVLIEFRKHPECAHTPVIIVTSSDTIRDRETISALGVLHYFRKPSDFDEYMKLGELVKDALKQN from the coding sequence ATGAAAAAGCTCCAGATCCTGTTGGCAGAAGACAATCCAGGCGATGTGGTTCTCATTCAGGAGGCGCTGGATTGCCACCATATTGAGAGTGACCTTCATATCGTCCGCGATGGAGAAGCAGCACTGCAATATGTCAGCACCATGGGCCACCCCAACTGTATTCCGTGCCCGGACGCACTCATCCTCGACATCAATTTAACCAAGGTAGATGGTCTGTCCGTCTTGATCGAGTTCCGTAAACATCCGGAATGCGCGCACACCCCGGTGATCATCGTAACCTCGTCGGACACCATTCGCGACCGCGAGACGATCTCAGCGCTGGGCGTCCTGCACTACTTCCGAAAACCCTCCGACTTCGACGAATATATGAAGCTCGGCGAGTTGGTGAAGGACGCCCTCAAGCAGAACTAG
- a CDS encoding sensor histidine kinase has protein sequence MSHSPGAPEHQQLQEENAALRKSIRQLQQRLHHAEQQLELHETALASNQEFSFLLDRNNRFLHLSRGLLDLLQTTPEAAHAQDFADQVQQQVALVFATGERLPLASFSQPVNGILRDFEYSLAPVCGQDGSVEFVAGAGREIVARKKTAAQEEENFGLAALQAPIGIVLVSQHGKFLDANQAYLNMVGYRREELIERGSEHFTHPEDIPKTLAFTHALRQGGRKPEILEKRYVRKDGSLLWVRVSGMVRQYQDGVPTMFIAVVEDITHRKRVEQELRDSQARLEQVFSQAPVAIVVLVGTDFVVELANPFAEALMNGREIRNKRLPEVLPELGPNVWQVLGQVMNTGQPHRASEWHIPYDYDRDGTLEDHWFNVVFHPVLEMDGRVSGIVVVCSEVTVQVRARQEMERVHRELEEFSYVASHDLQEPLRMVGIYTQLLLRRFVGDHPEAAQYGQFIRQGVDRMEALIRDLLNYSKTIQRDEAPVGLADLPVSLADAIAVLNNHIEEVGAIVHSTALPVVRGDTRQFSHVFQNLISNAIKYGRAGVPTEIEISAIRRAEDWLITVEDNGIGFDPIYAERIFGLFKRLHKDEYPGTGLGLAICQRIVERYGGKMWADGKLGAGAQFYISLPHVGTP, from the coding sequence ATGAGTCACTCCCCCGGTGCGCCAGAGCACCAGCAGCTCCAAGAAGAAAATGCGGCCCTTCGAAAAAGCATCAGGCAACTGCAGCAGCGGCTCCACCATGCGGAGCAACAACTCGAGCTGCATGAGACGGCTCTCGCTTCGAATCAGGAGTTTTCGTTCCTGCTGGACCGGAACAACCGTTTTCTCCATCTCAGCCGAGGGCTGCTGGATCTCCTCCAAACGACTCCGGAAGCGGCCCATGCCCAGGACTTCGCAGACCAGGTCCAGCAACAAGTAGCCCTGGTCTTCGCAACGGGCGAAAGACTTCCGCTCGCCAGCTTCAGCCAGCCAGTGAATGGCATCCTGAGGGACTTTGAGTACAGTCTGGCTCCGGTCTGTGGCCAAGACGGATCCGTGGAGTTTGTCGCGGGAGCGGGCAGAGAAATTGTGGCGCGCAAGAAAACAGCGGCCCAGGAAGAAGAGAACTTCGGTCTGGCAGCTCTCCAAGCGCCCATCGGCATCGTCCTGGTTTCGCAGCATGGGAAGTTCCTCGATGCGAATCAGGCATATCTGAACATGGTGGGATATCGCCGCGAGGAGTTGATTGAACGCGGGTCCGAGCACTTCACCCATCCTGAGGACATTCCGAAAACTCTCGCTTTTACCCATGCTCTGCGGCAAGGTGGCAGAAAGCCGGAGATCCTCGAGAAGCGTTACGTCAGAAAGGATGGTTCCCTGCTGTGGGTCCGGGTATCAGGAATGGTACGGCAATATCAGGACGGCGTACCAACCATGTTCATCGCTGTCGTCGAAGACATCACCCATCGCAAGCGCGTGGAACAAGAACTGCGAGACAGCCAGGCGCGCCTCGAACAGGTGTTCTCACAGGCGCCTGTCGCCATTGTCGTATTGGTGGGCACGGATTTCGTTGTCGAGTTAGCGAATCCATTCGCAGAGGCGCTGATGAATGGCCGGGAAATCAGGAACAAACGCCTGCCGGAAGTGTTGCCAGAGTTGGGTCCCAACGTCTGGCAAGTGCTCGGACAGGTGATGAACACAGGCCAACCCCATCGAGCCTCTGAGTGGCACATTCCGTACGATTACGACAGAGACGGCACCTTAGAAGATCATTGGTTCAATGTGGTCTTCCACCCCGTGCTCGAAATGGATGGGCGCGTTTCAGGGATCGTCGTCGTTTGTAGCGAAGTGACGGTGCAGGTACGTGCCAGGCAGGAAATGGAACGCGTCCATCGGGAACTCGAAGAGTTTTCGTATGTGGCAAGTCACGATCTGCAAGAGCCCTTGCGGATGGTCGGGATCTATACCCAGTTGCTCTTGCGGCGTTTTGTTGGCGACCATCCGGAAGCGGCGCAATACGGCCAGTTTATTCGTCAGGGAGTGGACCGGATGGAGGCGCTCATCCGTGACCTGCTGAACTACTCAAAAACCATCCAAAGAGACGAAGCGCCCGTGGGTCTTGCGGACTTGCCCGTATCACTCGCCGATGCGATCGCAGTGCTCAACAATCACATTGAGGAAGTGGGCGCCATCGTACATTCCACTGCTCTCCCTGTCGTCCGGGGCGATACGCGGCAGTTCAGCCATGTATTTCAGAACTTGATTTCGAACGCGATCAAATACGGCAGAGCCGGCGTCCCGACCGAAATCGAAATTTCCGCAATCCGGCGGGCAGAAGACTGGCTCATCACGGTAGAAGACAATGGCATCGGCTTTGACCCGATCTATGCAGAGCGCATCTTTGGCCTGTTCAAACGTCTCCACAAAGACGAATATCCCGGTACCGGGCTCGGACTGGCAATCTGCCAACGCATCGTCGAAAGGTATGGGGGCAAGATGTGGGCAGATGGAAAACTGGGAGCAGGAGCACAGTTCTATATTTCTCTTCCCCACGTAGGGACACCATGA
- a CDS encoding amidohydrolase family protein, producing the protein MRFALPLCLLAASVFASEKDSFFLKGITVFPVSGPKVENTTLLVVDGKIAEIGAKIAPKGVRVIDGKGLQAYPGLINSATNIGLSEISSIRETNDTGELGDFNPQLRAIVAINPETEHIPVVRANGITTVLTLPGTGGSGGGASGIIQGQAALIHLDGYTFEEMEINRSAAYQMRFPSMQSRAFDFDTFQQANGSFADAKRRYEAQMQEVKHFFSEARAYMLAKNAKTPGLRVNLKYDAMIPVLEGKAPVMIAAGKEREIRAAIAFAEAEKIKIILADVREPGKAVELIAAKKIPCILGPVTQLPPEADMTYDYNYALPAQLHKAGVKFAFGSFQNQFARNIMFEAASASAYGLPYPEALKALTLNAAEIFGVGDKYGSLEKGKYADLLVTNGDPLEVKTEIKMLFIQGRPQSLESKHTRLYEKYRARPN; encoded by the coding sequence ATGAGATTCGCACTTCCTCTTTGCCTGCTGGCGGCAAGCGTTTTCGCCAGCGAGAAGGATAGTTTCTTTCTCAAAGGAATCACCGTTTTTCCTGTCTCCGGACCGAAGGTCGAGAATACGACGCTGCTGGTGGTGGACGGAAAGATCGCCGAAATCGGTGCAAAGATTGCTCCGAAGGGTGTCCGTGTGATCGACGGGAAAGGCTTGCAGGCCTATCCCGGACTGATCAATTCCGCGACGAATATTGGTCTATCTGAGATCTCTTCGATTCGAGAGACCAATGATACCGGTGAACTGGGGGATTTCAATCCGCAGTTGCGGGCCATTGTTGCCATCAATCCAGAGACAGAACACATTCCGGTGGTGCGCGCCAACGGCATCACCACGGTGCTGACTTTGCCTGGAACAGGCGGCTCTGGCGGTGGAGCGAGCGGCATCATTCAAGGGCAGGCGGCCCTGATTCATCTTGATGGGTACACCTTCGAGGAGATGGAGATCAATCGAAGCGCAGCGTATCAGATGCGCTTTCCGTCGATGCAGTCGCGGGCCTTCGATTTCGATACTTTCCAGCAGGCAAATGGGTCTTTTGCCGACGCCAAACGGCGCTATGAAGCGCAGATGCAGGAGGTCAAGCATTTCTTCTCTGAAGCCCGTGCCTATATGCTGGCGAAGAATGCAAAAACTCCCGGGTTGCGCGTCAACTTGAAGTACGATGCGATGATTCCGGTGCTCGAAGGCAAGGCTCCTGTGATGATTGCGGCTGGCAAGGAGCGTGAGATTCGTGCTGCGATCGCTTTCGCTGAAGCCGAGAAGATCAAGATCATTCTGGCCGATGTCCGCGAGCCGGGGAAGGCTGTTGAACTGATCGCCGCGAAGAAGATTCCTTGTATTCTCGGTCCGGTCACGCAGCTTCCACCCGAAGCGGACATGACCTATGACTACAACTACGCCCTGCCCGCCCAACTCCACAAGGCTGGGGTGAAGTTTGCTTTCGGCAGCTTCCAGAATCAGTTTGCGCGCAACATCATGTTTGAAGCCGCCAGTGCGAGTGCCTACGGCCTGCCCTATCCAGAGGCGCTGAAGGCGCTGACGCTGAACGCAGCGGAGATCTTTGGCGTGGGAGACAAGTATGGCTCGCTTGAGAAAGGCAAGTATGCCGATCTGCTGGTCACGAATGGAGATCCGCTGGAGGTGAAGACCGAGATCAAGATGCTCTTTATTCAGGGGCGTCCGCAGAGTCTTGAATCCAAGCACACCCGCTTGTACGAGAAGTACAGGGCACGGCCCAACTAG
- a CDS encoding cysteine peptidase family C39 domain-containing protein: MLLNPLLIPTLLLAIPCYGFGMFLQRKTASTAHRLVLVAASLLLSVPALLYATYSLHLFDGLAWFYNFRALAYTELAAALLGVLVGVIHEWFQPETWGERLAIPFALLALLLLPHLKPILSPVNLLGMQNDCIGDVCLQSTPSSCGPASAASLLRNRGQMASERELARESLTSTTGTENWYLARALRKRGVPAQVKILSAANEAILSPSIAGVKIGGNSGHFIAILDQTPTHVTIVDPLHGKIIYEKEALKRKYRFTGFFLHLLPSS; encoded by the coding sequence ATGCTTCTGAATCCTCTTCTGATCCCGACGCTCTTGCTTGCCATTCCTTGCTATGGGTTCGGCATGTTCCTGCAGCGGAAAACTGCTTCCACGGCCCATCGCTTGGTGCTTGTTGCGGCGTCGCTGCTTCTGTCCGTTCCCGCGTTGCTCTATGCCACTTATTCTCTCCATCTCTTCGATGGCTTGGCTTGGTTCTACAACTTTCGCGCGCTTGCCTATACGGAGTTGGCTGCTGCACTGTTGGGGGTGCTGGTGGGAGTGATTCATGAGTGGTTTCAACCGGAAACGTGGGGCGAGCGGCTGGCGATTCCATTTGCACTGCTCGCTCTCCTCCTGCTTCCCCATCTGAAGCCGATCCTGAGTCCGGTGAATCTGCTTGGAATGCAGAATGACTGCATCGGCGACGTCTGCCTGCAAAGCACTCCTTCCAGTTGTGGGCCTGCCAGCGCCGCCAGCTTGCTCCGTAATCGCGGCCAGATGGCTTCGGAGCGGGAACTCGCTCGCGAAAGTCTGACTTCCACAACAGGAACCGAGAACTGGTATCTGGCACGCGCCTTGCGCAAGCGAGGGGTTCCCGCACAAGTGAAGATTCTGAGTGCCGCGAATGAGGCCATTCTGAGTCCATCGATCGCAGGGGTGAAGATCGGTGGCAACTCCGGGCATTTCATCGCCATTCTGGATCAAACCCCGACGCATGTCACCATTGTCGATCCGCTGCATGGCAAGATCATTTACGAGAAAGAAGCCCTCAAGCGCAAGTATCGCTTTACGGGATTCTTCCTGCATCTGCTGCCCTCTTCTTAG
- a CDS encoding MSCRAMM family protein, protein MRRFVLFLALSLVALGQQANSTPPSGVLTGRVVNALTGEGVNRASVTLSGMMGSPPGMPPNSAVILTDASGYFRATELADGRYQVSARHQAYPTGYSQMDTNEPKMIVVGGANPTKDIVISLSPGASLAGRVMDADGEPLVSIVELIEKRFLGAAASFLTVSARRTDESGEFQFHAVAPGRYYVRARPSSGYKHPQPLIGKEDLAKLPKLDYVPTYFGGGQGVETATRVLLKAGDKVGGVEILVKPVQTVQISGKLRLTSGSDLPPQVSIRLMQKGEGTLIASTMVQPNGKFSLPTLAAGSYVLHAMMSSPQKAIYGTLELEVGEKPIDDLDFVAHQSVDIPVHVTVETPTKQDNRPGQSTPANVVGQIFLQPVSFSPTTIPPQIKKIEDGKFVIQGLVPGSYRFQTGTGYVKSIRWLDKESTGQILKVASGESGQMEVVLSQDYAQLGGTVQDLPKESRMLVVLLPEAEEIADIGSFVMAQVTPEGQIQGRGQPGSYRAACIPGVGLQYLQNPAVARWMKDQGTKVKLEAGSTVSLQLKAISKEAFENLLREMQEKDGR, encoded by the coding sequence ATGCGAAGATTCGTACTTTTCCTGGCTCTGAGTCTAGTTGCCCTGGGGCAACAAGCGAACTCTACCCCTCCGAGCGGGGTCCTCACCGGCAGAGTGGTGAACGCGCTCACTGGTGAGGGAGTGAATCGAGCCAGCGTCACACTCAGCGGCATGATGGGATCGCCCCCCGGAATGCCTCCCAACAGCGCCGTCATCCTTACAGATGCGAGCGGTTACTTTCGAGCCACAGAACTTGCCGACGGACGCTATCAAGTCTCCGCGAGACACCAAGCTTACCCGACGGGGTACAGTCAGATGGACACGAACGAACCCAAAATGATTGTGGTCGGCGGGGCGAATCCAACAAAGGACATCGTGATCTCCTTATCGCCGGGGGCGAGCCTTGCCGGAAGAGTCATGGATGCTGACGGCGAGCCACTCGTGAGTATCGTGGAACTGATTGAAAAGCGCTTCCTCGGAGCAGCGGCCTCGTTCTTAACTGTCAGCGCTAGACGGACGGACGAATCCGGGGAGTTCCAGTTCCATGCGGTTGCGCCCGGGCGATACTACGTACGCGCCCGGCCGAGCTCTGGCTATAAACACCCGCAGCCCCTCATCGGCAAAGAGGATTTGGCAAAGCTCCCCAAGCTGGACTATGTTCCAACCTATTTCGGCGGAGGACAGGGCGTCGAGACGGCCACAAGAGTCCTTCTGAAGGCTGGGGACAAAGTAGGGGGCGTCGAGATTCTGGTAAAGCCCGTACAAACAGTACAAATCAGCGGAAAGCTCAGGCTGACCAGCGGCTCCGATCTTCCGCCCCAAGTTTCCATTCGTCTGATGCAAAAAGGCGAAGGCACACTCATCGCGTCCACAATGGTCCAGCCCAACGGCAAATTCAGCCTGCCTACGCTCGCGGCCGGATCCTACGTCCTCCACGCCATGATGAGCTCGCCTCAGAAGGCGATCTATGGAACGCTGGAGCTTGAGGTCGGAGAGAAACCAATTGATGACCTGGATTTCGTCGCCCATCAGTCCGTCGATATCCCAGTCCATGTCACCGTAGAAACTCCAACCAAACAAGACAACCGTCCTGGCCAATCGACGCCTGCCAATGTGGTGGGTCAAATTTTTCTTCAACCCGTTTCCTTTAGTCCAACCACCATCCCACCACAGATCAAGAAGATTGAGGATGGCAAGTTTGTCATTCAGGGTCTGGTGCCGGGAAGCTATCGATTCCAGACCGGCACCGGCTATGTGAAGTCCATACGCTGGCTCGACAAGGAATCGACGGGCCAGATCTTGAAAGTAGCGAGCGGAGAGAGCGGGCAAATGGAAGTGGTGTTGAGCCAGGACTATGCGCAGCTGGGAGGCACGGTGCAGGATCTTCCCAAAGAGAGCAGAATGCTTGTTGTGTTGCTTCCAGAAGCCGAAGAAATTGCTGACATCGGATCCTTCGTCATGGCCCAGGTCACACCGGAGGGACAGATTCAAGGACGTGGACAACCCGGCTCCTACCGCGCAGCCTGCATCCCCGGAGTAGGCTTGCAATACCTGCAGAACCCCGCAGTGGCGCGATGGATGAAAGACCAGGGAACGAAGGTGAAGCTCGAAGCAGGCAGTACGGTATCGCTCCAATTGAAGGCCATCAGCAAAGAGGCATTCGAGAATTTACTCCGCGAAATGCAAGAAAAGGACGGGAGATGA